The Thermodesulfobacteriota bacterium genome includes the window CACCGCGATGCCCTGGTTCTCGAAAATGGCGTTGGCCGCCGCTGCCACGGTGTCCACCCCGATGTCGTCGCTGAGATCCAGGGCGGCGGAAAGGGTCAGGGTGGCGGTGCTGGCACCAGCGGCATGGCTGACGCCGGTGATGGTGCGGCCGTTGTCCAGATCGGTGTAGACAAAGTCCGCCGGCACCAGGGCCCCGGTCTGACCGGGGCTGGTGTACACCCCCTCCGAAAAGGCCACGGTGATGGTTGTGGCCGAGGCCACCTTCGCGGAGAGAATCCTGGGCGCCACCGAGGCGTCGATGGGCGCAAAGTAGGTGACGTTCTTGGTGACGTTCCAGATCTTCACCTCGTCCAGCCGGCCGATGAAGTTGTCGTTGGGGGCCGACCAGTTGAGGCCACCCACCGACAGGGCCGAGGCGCACCACTGGCCGTTGTAGCAGACCTCAGGGTCCCGGTCGTTGTGGTCGGAGTAGGGGAACATGCTGGTCTCGCCGGTACCTGGCTGGGCATAGCAGGAGTTGACGTTGGCGTAGCTTGTCGTCACATCCTCGCCATTGACATAGATGCGGATCCGGCCCACCGAGCCGTCAGCCGGATTGCGGTCCGGGCCAGCGGCATCGTAGGTGGCGGCCACATGGGTCCAGTCGTTCAAGGGAATGGTCACCGAGCTGAAAGCGCCGCGCAGGCCGTTGCAGACCTCGGAATCCCAGCCCGTGGTGGGACCACCGCCGTCGATACTGGTCAGAAGTCCGACCTTGAGGGAGCCGTCGAGCTGCTTGAGCACCAGGGCGTAGCCGCCGTCCCAGTAGGTGTGCTTGGCCAGGATCTTGCGCTCGTTGGTGTCCGAGGTGGGGTAGACCCAGGCCTCCAGGGTCATGTTGTTCTTCATCTCGGTATAGACCCAGGTGCCATGATAGCCGGCATCCGTGGACCAGTACGCGTTCTCGGTGCCGATCTCCACCGGGTCGTCGCTGACCTCGATGGCACGGCCGACCTTGCCGGTGGTGAAGGCGCCGCTCGTCACCCGCCAGATGCCGTCCAGCTGCCAACCGCCGGAGTCCTGGAGGTTGTCGGAGAAGGCCAGATGGCAGGCCAGGGTCTGGTCCGGCGTCCGGATGCCGCCGGAGCCGTGGGCGTGGGAAATGCCGTGCAGGGTCGCTCCGGAGGCCTGGTTCATGCGGTCCGAGACGTGGCAGCTGGCGTTGCCGCAGGCCATGCCCGCATGCCAGTCGCTGTAATAGTAATGGCAGTTGTTGCACATGGTATTCCAGACCGACGTGAAGGTGCCGCCGTTGACATTGGCGCGGCCCAGGGTGCCGGTGCCATGGCCGGTATGGCAGTCGGTGCAGGAGAGGGTGAAGTTGGCACCGCCGACCCGCTCCAGGTGGGTGTACGGCTCCCGGGAGTAAAGCTGATCCCCCCAGCCGCGAGGACGTGCCGGCCAGCAGCTCGCCTCGTCCTGGCAATCATCGTTGTCCCAGCCAAAGGCCTTGCCACAGGCAAACCAGTTGGGGCAGGTGCCGTAGCCGTTGGGCTGATTGGCCGATTCCGTGCCATGGGCATCACCGGTCCAGTTGATACCAAAGGGCGGGCTGCCCGGCTGGCCATGGCAGGTGAGGCAAAAGGTGGCGTAGTCTGGCAGCTGGTCGCCGGGGAAGGAGTAGCCGCCGTTGGGCACCCGGTAGGTGCCGCTGCCGGCGTAATCGCTCATCTTCTCGCCGGCGGCATCCCCCCAGACGTTGGTGATGTCGGTGATCCGGGTCACCGGGCTCTTGTTGTCCGGGGCCTGGGCAAAGGTGCCGGTCACCACATGGACGTTATGGCAGGAGACGCATTCCAGGGTATAGGTCGCGGCGCCGATGGCATAGGAGGCGCTGCCCACCCCGGGGTGGCCGCCATTGGCATGGCAGTTGGCGCACAGGGTCTCCTGGTTGGCCTTGGTCATGCCCGCAGCGGTACCCTGGCTACCGCCGTTTGTCACCCCGTGCACCTCGTGGCAGTCGGTGCACAGCTTGCTGCCATGGGCTGATCCCTCGTAGGCCGCCGAGGTGGTGTAGAACTGGGGATCATGGGTCGCGCTCTGACCCGGGGCATGGCAGTTGTTGCAGTTGGCGTTCTGCTGGTCGTTCTCGAAGCCGGCCGCAAGCCGCTTGCCGGCGTTGCCGAAATGGCTGGAGCCGAGATCGTGGCAGGCCGCGCAGCCCTGGCCGGCGGCCGGGTTGCCGGTGCCGCCGGCGGGCTGGAAGGAGAGCATCCCGTAAGTGCCGGCGGGCTTGCCGTGACCGGTGACGTAGAAGCCAAAGGTCGCTCCGTCGCCCAGCACGTTGAAGGCATTGTCGCCGCTGCCATCCCCCTTGGTGTTGCCCGGGGTGGCGTCGTGGCAGGAGCCGCAGAAGGATGCCTCCCCTTCCACCACCCGCCAGCTGCCGGCCGCTCCGGTATTGGAGCCGGGATACGCCCAGTACTGCTTGGCCAGGGCCGCCCCTTCGGCATGGCAGTTGTCACAGACCGTGGTCGCCTCCTTGTTGGCGGCCCCGTCCCGGAAGCTGGGCAGGTTGTTGGGCGCGTGGCACTCGATGCAGGCCAGGCTGAGCTGGGTGCCGGAGACATGGGTGGTGTGGGAGCGGACCGTGCCATGGCAGGCGGTGGCGCTGCCGCAGCCGGAGCCGTCCGCCCCGCCGCCGCCACCGCTGCCGCCATGGGCAAAGCCATCGGTGTGGGCGTGGCAGTTGACACAGCGCGTGCCTTCCTGGCCACCGCCGATGTTCTCGTGATTCTGCTGGCTGCCCGTGCCGTCGTTCCGGAAATGGGTGGTCTGGGTGTGGCAGACCTCGCAGACCCCGTCCTGGGCACCGGTGCCGTCGGCAAAGGAATTCGGCCCGGTGGGCCGGAAGAAGCGGACCGTCCGGCTGCCGCTGTTGGGGGTGCGCAGCGTGCTCTTGATGTAATTGCCGTAAACGATGGCAAAGGGGTCGCCGGCGGTCGCCCGGTCCAGGTCAATCGGCCCGGCCACGGTCAAGGTCTCGCCCGTGGTATCGATGATCGGGTAGTTGAAGGAGACCTCGGCGGTGTTGGGCACCAGGAGATAGCCGTTGAACTGGTCCTCGGCCCAGCCAGCGCCGGTCACAGTCAGGGTGGTGGCATCCACGGCCGAGGAGTTGCCGGACGCGACATAGCTGGCCGCCCCGTAGGTCCGGTACTGCATCTGCTGGTGCACCCAGTGGCAGGCCCGGCACTCGATGGACCACGTGCCGTAGCGGGTGCTGGTCTCCAGGCTGGAATGCGGCGCCACATGGGGCGCAATGACATTGTTGTGGCAACTCCAGCACAGGTTGTTGTAGGCGGTGTCATCGATGTCCTGGGGCTCGTGCAGAACCCAGTCCGGCGGATTCTGGAAGGTCATGTAGTGACACGACAGGCAGCTCAACGAGTTGACGCTGGAGTGCGGACTGTCCAGCCCCCGCCGATCCGCCTGCGCCACGCCATGGATCAACAACCCGCCAACAACCAGCCAGCCGATTCCCATCCTGCCCAGCTTCATCATCCGCCTCCCCGTGCAAACCCCGGCCAGCGATTCGACCTGGTTTCCCTAATCCTTCAGTCGGCCTGTCCCGATACCTGCACCTGCACGCTGTCCTGCCGCCAGGCGCTGTCCAGCCGGCCATTGCGGCTCGTGTCGAGCAGGAAGAAGAACGTGTAGGCCCCGGCCGGCAGTCCCGTGGCATCCAGGACCGGCACCTGGGACGGCACGTCCACCAGGGGACCCTGCCAGCTCACCTCGGGCCGCTGGGTCCAGCGCTGCCGCCGCAGATCCAAGAAGAACAGCCGGTTGAAGGCATACAGGGCCACAAACCAGTCACCGTCCTGGCCAGCCAGGGTACCAGCATGGAGGCCCAGACTCACCACCAGCCGCTCGCCCGGCGCCAGGGCGACCGGACCGTCCAGGCCGTTGGCCTTGAGGTCGGGCAGCGGCACCTCCTGGGGCTCGCGAGCAGGCAGGGCCACGTCATCCAGCCAGGCGGTCCCCGGGGAGCCTGCGGCCGGAAAATACTCCCAGCGCACGACATGGGGACCCGGGCTGAGCGGTTGGCGGGCCATCTGCCAACCGTCCGTCCCGATCCAGGAGGTCTGGGCCGCCCCGTCCACAAAGAGCACCAGCTCACCACCGGCGACCTTCAGCCAGAAGGTCAGCTCCCCGGCGGCTCTCACCTGCAACGGCAGCTCCAGATAGCCGGCCTCGGTGGGCGCCAGCGTGGCGGGCGCCATGACCGCGAAGCGGCCAGCGTGGGATTCCTCTGCCGCGACGATCCAGCCCTGGGAGGCGGTGCGCCAGGGCAGCCTGGTGAGGTCGCCGGTCTCGAAGCCTTCGAAGTCCGCCGCCGGCAGGAAAGTGGCGGTCACGGTGCGGGCCTCCTCCATCGTCACCGCGCACAACGGACCCGAGCCGGCGCAGGCCCCTTCCCAGCCCCGGAAGGCCATGTCCGGGCCAGGAGTGGCGACGAGCTGCACGCGGCTCCCGGCCGCAAAATCGCCACCACAATCGGCAGGGCATTGGATGCCACCGGGCTCGCTGGCAACCTCTCCGGTGCCGGCCACGCTGACCGCCAGCCCGTACCAGCGGGTGGGCAGCCGGAAGAGCGCTTCGATGCTGTGGCTGGCGCTCACCTCGGAGAAGCGGAAAGCGGTACGGGGACCCACCGAGGCGCCGTCCACCAGCACGTCGGCCACCTCGTAGCCCTGGGACGGCAGGATCCGAAACTCCTGGGCCGCACCGCCAGCCACGGTGACCGTCCCCGAGGGCGCGATGGCGCCATAGCTGCCAGCGGTGGCGGTGATGGTGTAGGCGGCCTCGGGACCGAAGCGGGCGACCAGCTGGTGGCCCGCCTGCACCCCCCGGAAGGTATAGGTGGAGACCGCTCCCACGGACCGGCCATCCGCCAGCACGTCGACAATCCGGAAACCGGGGGCCGGGGTGATGGCAAAGAACTGGTCGGCGCCCGCGGCCACCGTCACGGTGCCCGCGGGCGCGATCAGTCCCCCCTCCCCGGCGATGCCGGTAACCGGATACGTGGCAGCGGAGAACTGCACCGCCAGCTCGTGATCGGCCTGCACATTGGCCAAGGTGAACGAGCCACCGGCGCCCAGGGCCACCGGCGTGCCGTCCACGGTCAGCGTGGTGACCCGGAAGCCCGCTTCGGGGCTGATGGACAGAACGAGGTCGGCACCATGCTCCACGGCTGTGTCTCCGGCCGGGAAGACCGTGCCGTGCTCGCCAGCCACGGTCGCCACGGTGTGGCGCCGCCGGTCGAACTGCGCCTCGATGCTGTGCGCGGCGACAATGTTGCGGAAGGTGTAGCTCGGCACCGCCCCCACAGAGGCGCCGTCCACCAGCAGGTCGACCAGGGCATAGCCGTCCGCGGGAGCGGCCGTGAAGGTGACCTCGCTGCCCTGGGCCACGGTCAGAGCGCCGGCCGGGGTGATGCTGCCCCCAGGACCGGCGAAGGCGGTCAGCAGATGGTCGATGGGAAGGCGGAAGATCTCCACCCGGCCGGTATTGAGGGAGGCGACGGCCAGACGGCCGGACTGGGCCCCGATGGCCAGGCCAACCGGCGTGCGGAAGGGGTGCTCGTTGTCCGTGAGCATTTCGAGGCCCTGACCCGTCCCGTCAAAGACCTGCACCACATTCTGGTAGGCGTCGGCCACATACAGACGGCCCTCGGGATCGACGGTCACCCCCACCGGCTTGAGCAGGAGGCCCGGGCCTTCCCCGAACTGGCCGAAGCTCCGCAAGAAGCCGCCTTGGCGGTCAAAGACCTGCACCCGAGCCGTGGCCATGGTGCCCGTTGGCCAGGACTCCTTGGCCACTTCCTGCTCCGGCAGATCACAGACCACGATCTCGCCGCGCCGGTCGTCCACCGCCAGGGCCGTGGGATGGTGCAGCTCACCGTCGCCGCTGCCCGGGCTGCCGAAAGACCCAAGCGGCTGGCCCTGAATACTGTAGACCGTGATCGTGTTGGCCGCCGCGTCCGCGACATAGGCCTGGCCCTGGCCATCGACGCCGATGGCGGCCGGTTGGCCCACCTCGCCATTCCCCTGGCCCAGCTGGTGCGACCAGCGTCCCTCCTGGTCAAAGACCTCGACGGAGCCCCGGCCGGCGCTGCCGACCAGAAGCTGGCCGTCGCCGGTCACCGCCAGGCTGATGGGTTCGGGCACGCCGGCAACGATCCTCAGCAGCCGGCCGTCGGTCCCCAGCACCAGCACCCGGTCCCGGGCGGTCTCGGCCACGTACAGCCGCTCGCCCCCATCCAGGGCGACCGCGGCCGGCGCCTCCACCGCTACGGATGCGGACCAGACATAGCCCGACGCCGCCGCCAGGCTCCACGCCGGCATCCCCAGACAGGCCGCAAACACCGCCAGCCAGGCAGCCCCTGCTCTCTTCATCGGTCTTCCTCCACAATAGCCCGCCGAATAAGCCTCATCAGTTCGCCGGCACGGATGCCCAGCGTGCCCGTTCGCCTGACTCGTCCTGGGATTTCAGGCCAGGCATATTGCCCCTCTTTTGCTCAATTGGGGCCTGTTGTCGTCCACGGTTCTTCAGGCAGGAGGCAGAGCAGACCGATGTTCCGGGCCGACCGGCGGTGTGATCGCCTCGTGCCGGCACCATGGCGCACGCTTCTGCGCCAACGGCGCCGCTCCCCATCCCCCAGCCTCGAGCCGGCACTCGAAAGCAGGGGCCCCCGGGGGAGCGATCACCGCAACACCTTGTTATGGCGAGTTGTTACCAGGAAGGGCCGTTTACTGCGGCAGTTGCTGCATCCTTGGAAATCGACTTCGTTAATTTCCCCTATTGTCAAGATACTGAAAAGTGAAGCCAG containing:
- a CDS encoding LamG-like jellyroll fold domain-containing protein, coding for MMKLGRMGIGWLVVGGLLIHGVAQADRRGLDSPHSSVNSLSCLSCHYMTFQNPPDWVLHEPQDIDDTAYNNLCWSCHNNVIAPHVAPHSSLETSTRYGTWSIECRACHWVHQQMQYRTYGAASYVASGNSSAVDATTLTVTGAGWAEDQFNGYLLVPNTAEVSFNYPIIDTTGETLTVAGPIDLDRATAGDPFAIVYGNYIKSTLRTPNSGSRTVRFFRPTGPNSFADGTGAQDGVCEVCHTQTTHFRNDGTGSQQNHENIGGGQEGTRCVNCHAHTDGFAHGGSGGGGGADGSGCGSATACHGTVRSHTTHVSGTQLSLACIECHAPNNLPSFRDGAANKEATTVCDNCHAEGAALAKQYWAYPGSNTGAAGSWRVVEGEASFCGSCHDATPGNTKGDGSGDNAFNVLGDGATFGFYVTGHGKPAGTYGMLSFQPAGGTGNPAAGQGCAACHDLGSSHFGNAGKRLAAGFENDQQNANCNNCHAPGQSATHDPQFYTTSAAYEGSAHGSKLCTDCHEVHGVTNGGSQGTAAGMTKANQETLCANCHANGGHPGVGSASYAIGAATYTLECVSCHNVHVVTGTFAQAPDNKSPVTRITDITNVWGDAAGEKMSDYAGSGTYRVPNGGYSFPGDQLPDYATFCLTCHGQPGSPPFGINWTGDAHGTESANQPNGYGTCPNWFACGKAFGWDNDDCQDEASCWPARPRGWGDQLYSREPYTHLERVGGANFTLSCTDCHTGHGTGTLGRANVNGGTFTSVWNTMCNNCHYYYSDWHAGMACGNASCHVSDRMNQASGATLHGISHAHGSGGIRTPDQTLACHLAFSDNLQDSGGWQLDGIWRVTSGAFTTGKVGRAIEVSDDPVEIGTENAYWSTDAGYHGTWVYTEMKNNMTLEAWVYPTSDTNERKILAKHTYWDGGYALVLKQLDGSLKVGLLTSIDGGGPTTGWDSEVCNGLRGAFSSVTIPLNDWTHVAATYDAAGPDRNPADGSVGRIRIYVNGEDVTTSYANVNSCYAQPGTGETSMFPYSDHNDRDPEVCYNGQWCASALSVGGLNWSAPNDNFIGRLDEVKIWNVTKNVTYFAPIDASVAPRILSAKVASATTITVAFSEGVYTSPGQTGALVPADFVYTDLDNGRTITGVSHAAGASTATLTLSAALDLSDDIGVDTVAAAANAIFENQGIAVDTTAVAISGSLCPDPAVFPLNEPSCSATAQDAGGFLTGTVNNPCTTFTGDGSLHADGTTANTIIFADADTCLGGDGRALTVEARVKPTGASGTANYIKRIISRTTTTGNWQLSAWRNNSWAEYEAPAGQYSFAFWVRPVDAHGGQTWKPVKTDYLVCPLVSDHWYQVRAVWNSDKAAGIPGDIFVDDQGTDGNGAGEAWSGYINCTNASQSQNTADRQLVQGDVINIETGDTAIGSDVGGGSLFQGLIDWVQWQSTVDYTGVQGAP